From a single Halorussus halophilus genomic region:
- a CDS encoding mandelate racemase/muconate lactonizing enzyme family protein — protein MEITDINQYHLRYQMDDSWEPAWKPGYEQDEHEVLLFELETDAGISGISTASGFAGRMDYLELAEMFLVGEDPRNVESLLEQLDPLNLWGPRPWHFEVALWDIIGKDAGKPVYELLGGSGEPIPAYASTGERQPADERLDYVRDRVAEGFDAVKLRCHGEDPTPDLEAARRIREEFPDLTLMMDANMGWSVPMVDVEKWSFSEALAVARELEDIGNIGWLEEPLDRRDYEGLARLREKTDVPIAGGEFNNGMHHFREFIKQGSLDVLQPDAVLATGILNGKKVAGMTETHGLEFAPHTWNDGLGFAANLHLLACTNATWCEYPIEPPGWTPESRDFLLADPIVAEDGAVEPPSGPGLGVELDWDLVHELDQSKE, from the coding sequence ATGGAAATCACAGACATCAACCAATACCATCTCCGCTACCAGATGGACGACAGTTGGGAACCAGCGTGGAAACCCGGCTACGAGCAAGATGAACACGAAGTCCTCCTCTTCGAACTCGAAACCGATGCGGGTATCTCCGGCATCTCCACTGCCTCCGGATTCGCCGGTCGAATGGACTATCTCGAACTCGCAGAGATGTTCCTCGTCGGAGAAGACCCACGGAACGTCGAATCCCTACTCGAACAACTGGACCCCCTCAATCTCTGGGGGCCCCGCCCGTGGCACTTCGAAGTTGCACTCTGGGACATCATCGGGAAAGACGCTGGCAAACCTGTCTACGAACTCCTCGGCGGTAGCGGTGAACCGATTCCAGCGTACGCCTCCACCGGGGAGCGCCAACCCGCCGACGAGCGACTCGACTACGTCCGTGACCGCGTCGCCGAAGGATTCGACGCCGTGAAACTCCGCTGTCACGGTGAAGACCCAACTCCGGATTTGGAGGCCGCCCGCCGCATCCGCGAGGAGTTCCCCGACCTCACGCTCATGATGGACGCCAACATGGGCTGGAGTGTCCCGATGGTGGACGTCGAGAAGTGGTCGTTCAGCGAGGCTCTCGCCGTCGCCCGCGAGCTAGAAGACATCGGGAATATCGGGTGGCTCGAAGAACCGTTGGACCGCCGCGACTACGAGGGTCTCGCACGCCTGCGAGAGAAGACGGACGTGCCAATTGCTGGCGGCGAGTTCAACAACGGGATGCATCACTTCCGGGAGTTCATCAAACAGGGGTCGCTCGATGTGCTCCAACCGGATGCCGTGCTGGCGACCGGTATCCTCAACGGCAAGAAGGTCGCGGGCATGACGGAGACCCACGGCTTAGAGTTCGCCCCTCACACGTGGAACGATGGTCTCGGATTCGCTGCGAACCTCCATCTGCTCGCCTGTACGAACGCCACCTGGTGTGAGTATCCCATCGAACCGCCGGGATGGACCCCCGAATCGCGGGACTTCCTGTTGGCCGACCCCATCGTCGCGGAAGACGGTGCGGTCGAACCACCGTCAGGTCCCGGACTCGGCGTCGAACTCGATTGGGACCTCGTCCACGAACTCGACCAGTCTAAGGAGTGA